ATCTCTAGGTAGTTCCATATCCTTACCATCTACTGTAATCTTTACAATACCATCATTAAGCGAAACAAGCGTTCCAACAAGCTGCTTCTTCTTATCAATAGCCTTGTAAAGCTTGATTTCTATTTCACTGCCAACATATCTGTCAAAATGCTCCTGAGTAATAAGCTCTCTATCCATTCCTGGCGAGCTAACCTCAAGGTAGTATTCCCTTTCTATCAAATCCTGCTCATCGAGCTTATCTGAAAGAAATCTGCTGACCTCTTCGCATTCCTGAGTACCTACATATCCTTCCTCTTTGTCAATGTATACTCTAAGAAAGTAATCAGGTCCTTCTTTAACAAATTCACATGCCCAGAGACTAAGCTTTCTCTCATCAAGGAAATCCCTGATAAGCTCCTCTGTCACTTCTGTAATCTTTTTCTTTGCCATTTTCACCCTATACAAAACTTAAAGAGTGGGAAGGCCCACTCTTTAACAAAAGAATTATCGATTACAATTATAGTACCATAAATTTTATACAATGTCAAATAATCGACACTTTACTCAGATGTCGCTACTACTTATTAAGAGCGTCTCTAATTTCCATAAGAAGCTTAACCTCATCTGATGGCTCAGCTGGTGCAGCAGCTTCCTCTGCATCATCTGCTGCCTTCTTCTTAGCAGCTAGCTTATTTAGTCCCTTCATCATTACGAAGATTACAAGTGCAGTTAGTACGAACATGATTACAGCCTGGATGAAGTTACCAACCATTAGCTGAGCGCTTCCAACTGTGATAGAAATGCCTGAGAAGTTGATTCCTCCTAGAATCATTCCGATTAGCGGTGTGATGATATCTGCTACGAGTGAGTTAACGATAGCAGTAAATGCACCACCGATGATGATACCAATTGCCATGCTCATAACGTTGCCGTTGCTGATAAACTCCTTAAATTCCTTAATAAAGCTCTTCATTAAGCTCTCCTTTCAATTCCCCAAAATTACCTTACAAACTAAAATCATAAAATTAAATTGTCTATATGGGTATACCCTGATTGTGTAT
The nucleotide sequence above comes from Eubacterium sulci ATCC 35585. Encoded proteins:
- a CDS encoding mechanosensitive ion channel protein MscL translates to MKSFIKEFKEFISNGNVMSMAIGIIIGGAFTAIVNSLVADIITPLIGMILGGINFSGISITVGSAQLMVGNFIQAVIMFVLTALVIFVMMKGLNKLAAKKKAADDAEEAAAPAEPSDEVKLLMEIRDALNK